The following coding sequences are from one Corallococcus soli window:
- a CDS encoding TonB-dependent receptor domain-containing protein has protein sequence MTIPTVFRRGALLALCLCATEALADARLEARRHFRNGMNLIEQKQFDEGIAELEEAYKIKPHPSVLYNIARAYQDAGRLGEALDAFKRYLASNPPDAASVQAQVTRLESTQKAAQAEAPAPGSAPATQDSTLPMPPPPPTSIQAQQQLATLMERLEKAVNRAESLASGQPQQPRATVSSPGPDAPSGSAESGDTSGDQGLVPYEERVVTASRRAQSSLEAPNATTVITAEDIRLSGATTLPELLRRVPGADVMAMGVGSSNVSLRGFNQRLANKVLVLVDGRTEYQDFLGLTLWAGLPVGLEEIDRIEVIRGPGSALYGANAMLGVINIITQAPGTGRRARFSALAGGGNTVQGSFVSHGQNGALRYRASAAYRQEDKWTLDYASGRPDFALKGPDPEVGLRGARGNLSTVYSFSEGRAVGLSGGVHRYTTEAYPLGLLRNYYIDALGAYAKADVELGSVKLKAFWNHLSGDAGPQYEAIGQRSLATTVASNVFNGEALYARGFQLAGEHQVNIGVEGRLKRVAFGYLDGLREEFHAAAFIQDEWRIVQPLRLVVSYRVDRHPLLDKGSPGLAQSPRLSAVFQPIEGHAFRASVATAFREPTFLESYTRLPVPVPGVNGVSVLTTGNRQLRPERLNALELGWRGESPRLGLDWDVALYQNTVKDLIGLSAVQRLPAGESYDSGSGSYLVGRSLFTNENAIYTARGAEAGLSLSPIDGLGIKASAALQSVSSDLPEEGQCGPCSQAPGFKVFGGVTYRTRTDLEFGIDAAFTSSSTWVEREPAASDPTRVELLANNLPAYAVINARVGYEVVKDFASVSLMGSQLGGTHAQHPFGNRIERRVFANLTVTP, from the coding sequence GTGACCATCCCGACAGTCTTTCGACGTGGGGCGCTCCTCGCGCTGTGTTTGTGCGCGACCGAGGCCCTGGCGGACGCACGCCTGGAAGCGCGCCGCCACTTCCGCAACGGCATGAACCTCATCGAGCAGAAGCAGTTCGATGAAGGCATCGCCGAGCTGGAAGAGGCCTACAAGATCAAGCCGCACCCCAGCGTGCTCTACAACATCGCCCGGGCGTACCAGGACGCGGGACGGCTGGGCGAGGCGCTGGACGCCTTCAAGCGCTACCTCGCCTCCAACCCGCCGGACGCCGCCAGCGTGCAGGCCCAGGTGACGCGGCTGGAGTCCACGCAGAAGGCGGCCCAGGCCGAAGCCCCCGCGCCCGGCAGCGCCCCGGCGACGCAGGACTCCACCCTGCCCATGCCGCCGCCGCCGCCCACGAGCATCCAGGCCCAGCAGCAGCTGGCCACGCTCATGGAGCGGCTGGAGAAGGCCGTCAACCGCGCGGAGTCGCTCGCGTCCGGGCAGCCCCAGCAGCCCCGGGCCACCGTCAGCTCGCCCGGCCCCGACGCCCCCAGCGGCAGCGCCGAGTCCGGCGACACCTCCGGGGATCAGGGCCTGGTGCCGTACGAGGAGCGCGTGGTGACGGCGAGCCGCCGCGCCCAGTCCTCCCTGGAGGCGCCCAACGCCACCACCGTCATCACCGCGGAGGACATCCGCCTGTCGGGCGCCACCACGCTCCCGGAGCTCCTGCGCCGCGTGCCCGGCGCGGACGTGATGGCCATGGGCGTGGGCAGCTCCAACGTCAGCCTGCGCGGCTTCAACCAGCGGCTGGCCAACAAGGTGCTGGTGCTGGTGGACGGCCGCACGGAGTACCAGGACTTCCTCGGCCTCACCCTGTGGGCGGGCCTGCCCGTGGGCCTGGAGGAGATCGACCGCATCGAGGTCATCCGCGGGCCGGGCAGCGCGCTGTACGGCGCCAACGCGATGCTGGGCGTCATCAACATCATCACCCAGGCCCCCGGCACCGGCAGGCGGGCGCGCTTCAGCGCCCTGGCGGGCGGCGGCAACACCGTGCAGGGCTCCTTCGTCAGCCACGGGCAGAACGGCGCCCTGCGCTACCGCGCGTCCGCCGCCTACCGTCAGGAGGACAAGTGGACGCTCGACTACGCCAGCGGCCGTCCGGACTTCGCCCTGAAGGGCCCCGACCCGGAGGTCGGCCTCCGGGGCGCGCGCGGCAACCTATCCACGGTGTATTCGTTCTCCGAGGGGCGCGCGGTCGGCCTGTCCGGCGGCGTGCACCGCTACACCACTGAGGCCTATCCGCTGGGCCTCCTGCGCAACTACTACATCGACGCCCTGGGCGCGTACGCCAAGGCGGATGTGGAGCTGGGCTCGGTGAAGCTCAAGGCCTTCTGGAACCACCTGTCCGGTGACGCGGGGCCGCAGTACGAAGCGATTGGCCAGCGCTCGCTGGCGACCACGGTCGCCTCCAACGTCTTCAACGGCGAGGCGCTGTATGCCCGGGGCTTCCAGTTGGCGGGCGAGCACCAGGTGAACATCGGCGTGGAGGGCCGCCTCAAGCGCGTGGCCTTCGGCTACCTGGACGGGCTGCGCGAGGAGTTCCACGCGGCGGCCTTCATCCAGGATGAGTGGCGCATCGTGCAGCCCCTGCGCCTCGTCGTCAGCTACCGCGTGGACCGCCACCCGCTGCTCGACAAGGGCAGCCCGGGCCTCGCGCAGTCGCCGCGCCTGTCCGCCGTCTTCCAGCCCATTGAAGGGCACGCCTTCCGCGCGTCGGTGGCCACCGCCTTCCGCGAGCCCACGTTCCTGGAGAGCTACACGCGGCTGCCCGTGCCCGTGCCGGGCGTCAACGGCGTCAGCGTGCTGACCACCGGCAACCGGCAGCTGCGGCCGGAGCGCCTCAACGCGCTGGAGCTGGGCTGGCGCGGTGAGTCCCCCCGGCTGGGCCTGGACTGGGACGTGGCCCTCTACCAGAACACGGTGAAGGACCTCATCGGCCTGTCCGCCGTGCAGCGGCTGCCCGCGGGCGAGTCCTACGACAGCGGCAGCGGCAGCTACCTGGTGGGCCGCTCGCTGTTCACCAACGAGAACGCCATCTACACCGCGCGCGGCGCGGAGGCGGGCCTGAGCCTCTCCCCCATCGACGGTCTGGGCATCAAGGCGAGCGCCGCGCTCCAGAGCGTCTCCTCCGACCTGCCGGAGGAGGGCCAGTGCGGCCCGTGCAGCCAGGCGCCGGGCTTCAAGGTCTTCGGCGGCGTCACGTACCGCACGCGCACGGACCTGGAGTTCGGCATCGACGCGGCCTTCACCTCCTCCTCCACCTGGGTGGAGCGCGAGCCCGCCGCGTCCGACCCGACGCGCGTGGAGCTCCTGGCCAACAACCTGCCCGCGTACGCCGTCATCAACGCCCGCGTGGGCTACGAGGTGGTGAAGGACTTCGCCTCCGTGTCGCTCATGGGCAGCCAGCTCGGCGGCACCCACGCGCAGCACCCCTTCGGCAACCGCATCGAGCGGCGCGTGTTCGCCAACCTCACGGTGACCCCATGA
- a CDS encoding serine/threonine protein kinase encodes MIESDAPRKGAPTDVADPLLGRVLNERFRILETLGAGGMGRVYKAMQAPLDRLVALKVLNPQYSGEGKDPGFQKRFFLEASVTAKLRHPNTVTVIDYGKTEDGIYYIAMEYLEGLTLSQLLIQEGPLPWDRALSIAQQVARSLREAHKVGLIHRDLKPANVMVLNQETDHDVVKVLDFGLVKSFLGDANMKEDTTLTQAGVILGSPQYMAPEQARNIADPRSDVYSLGVVLYQILMGRPPFQAAQSIDVIVKHINDPPPSFHTIWPDHGVPPEVETLVMKCLAKRPVDRYASMDAVLQGMRAAASASGVSGVFSSPRTGLTAVGSGPHSGPHTGAHALGSGPNTVALDISVDEQGSAREKKSGKGLGIALFGASVLVGISAAAVFVLRASQAPAPMPAPVQQPILEARVPVAAEPAPTAAPEPPPAAPRPVRFQVVSDPPGAEVTVNGTVRGTTPMAFEQPPDGSGMASVVLALALDGYQPVSKNYADNAGKTVSVSLKLTRIKKQGPKPKAPGSTYKDDPYQ; translated from the coding sequence ATGATCGAAAGCGACGCCCCCCGAAAGGGCGCGCCCACCGACGTGGCGGATCCTCTCCTTGGGAGGGTCCTCAACGAACGTTTCCGCATCCTGGAGACGCTCGGGGCCGGTGGCATGGGCCGCGTCTACAAGGCCATGCAGGCGCCGTTGGATCGGCTGGTCGCGCTCAAGGTGCTCAACCCGCAGTACAGCGGCGAGGGCAAGGACCCGGGCTTCCAGAAGCGCTTCTTCCTGGAGGCCAGCGTCACCGCGAAGCTGCGCCACCCGAACACCGTCACCGTCATCGACTACGGGAAGACGGAAGACGGCATCTACTACATCGCCATGGAGTACCTGGAGGGGCTGACGCTGTCGCAGCTGCTCATCCAGGAGGGCCCGCTGCCGTGGGACCGCGCGCTGAGCATCGCGCAGCAGGTGGCCCGCTCGCTGCGCGAGGCCCACAAGGTCGGCCTCATCCACCGCGACCTGAAGCCCGCCAACGTGATGGTCCTCAACCAGGAGACCGACCACGACGTGGTGAAGGTGCTGGACTTCGGCCTGGTGAAGTCCTTCCTCGGCGACGCCAACATGAAGGAGGACACCACGCTCACGCAGGCGGGCGTCATCCTGGGCTCGCCGCAGTACATGGCGCCGGAGCAGGCGCGCAACATCGCGGATCCGCGCAGCGACGTGTACAGCCTGGGCGTGGTGCTCTATCAAATCCTGATGGGCCGCCCGCCCTTCCAGGCGGCGCAGAGCATCGACGTCATCGTCAAGCACATCAACGACCCGCCGCCCTCCTTCCACACCATCTGGCCCGACCACGGCGTCCCGCCGGAGGTGGAGACGCTGGTGATGAAGTGCCTGGCCAAGCGCCCGGTGGACCGCTACGCGTCCATGGACGCGGTGCTCCAGGGCATGCGCGCCGCGGCCTCCGCGTCCGGCGTCAGCGGCGTCTTCTCCAGCCCCCGCACCGGCCTCACCGCGGTGGGCTCCGGTCCCCACAGCGGTCCGCACACGGGCGCGCATGCGCTGGGCTCCGGCCCCAACACCGTGGCGCTGGACATCTCCGTGGACGAGCAGGGCTCCGCGCGGGAGAAGAAGTCCGGCAAGGGGCTCGGCATCGCCCTGTTCGGCGCCTCCGTGCTCGTGGGCATCAGCGCGGCGGCGGTGTTCGTGCTGCGCGCCTCGCAGGCCCCGGCGCCCATGCCCGCCCCCGTGCAGCAGCCCATCCTTGAGGCCCGCGTGCCCGTCGCCGCGGAGCCCGCGCCCACCGCCGCGCCCGAGCCGCCTCCGGCCGCGCCCAGGCCCGTGCGCTTCCAGGTGGTCAGTGATCCGCCGGGCGCGGAGGTGACCGTCAACGGGACGGTGCGCGGCACCACGCCCATGGCCTTCGAACAGCCGCCGGACGGCTCGGGCATGGCCTCCGTGGTGCTGGCGCTCGCGCTGGACGGCTATCAGCCCGTGAGCAAGAACTACGCGGACAACGCGGGGAAGACGGTCTCCGTCTCCCTGAAGTTGACGCGCATCAAGAAGCAGGGACCGAAGCCGAAGGCTCCCGGTTCCACGTACAAGGACGATCCGTACCAGTGA
- a CDS encoding ABC transporter substrate-binding protein, with amino-acid sequence MNARLASLLSSAPRYPRRVVCMTEETTEVLYRIGAGELVVGVSGFTVRPPEARKKPRVSSFLDANFERILELKPDLVLGFSDLQADIGRELCKRGVPVYLFNQRSLAEILQTVRLTGALVGRAEAAEALAVELEKNLERHADAAQSLPRRPRIFFEEWHEPLISGIRWCSELVEVVGGEDVCQESRASQGAKGRIFEPEEVARRNPEGVIASWCGRKAKRDKIASRPGWDRVQAVVDDQLYEVRSSYILQPGPAALTDGVDQLARIVGAIARGEKLPMARPGDLRTALE; translated from the coding sequence ATGAACGCCCGACTGGCCTCGCTGTTGTCGTCCGCGCCGCGCTACCCGCGGCGGGTGGTGTGCATGACGGAGGAGACGACGGAGGTGCTCTACCGCATCGGGGCGGGGGAGCTGGTCGTCGGGGTGTCGGGCTTCACGGTGCGGCCTCCGGAGGCGCGCAAGAAGCCGCGCGTCAGCTCGTTCCTGGACGCGAACTTCGAGCGCATCCTGGAGCTGAAGCCGGACCTGGTGCTGGGCTTCAGCGACCTGCAGGCGGACATCGGGCGGGAGCTGTGCAAGCGCGGGGTGCCCGTGTACCTGTTCAACCAGCGCTCGCTCGCGGAGATATTGCAGACGGTGCGGCTCACCGGGGCGCTGGTGGGGCGCGCGGAGGCGGCGGAGGCGCTGGCGGTGGAGCTGGAGAAGAACCTGGAGCGGCACGCGGACGCGGCGCAGTCGCTGCCCCGGCGCCCGCGCATCTTCTTCGAGGAGTGGCACGAGCCGCTCATCTCCGGCATCCGCTGGTGTTCGGAGCTGGTGGAGGTGGTGGGCGGGGAGGACGTGTGCCAGGAGTCGCGCGCGTCGCAGGGGGCCAAGGGCCGCATCTTCGAGCCGGAGGAGGTGGCGCGGAGGAACCCGGAGGGCGTCATCGCCAGCTGGTGCGGGCGCAAGGCGAAGCGCGACAAGATTGCCTCGCGGCCCGGCTGGGACCGGGTCCAGGCGGTGGTGGATGACCAGCTGTATGAGGTGCGCAGCTCGTACATCCTCCAGCCGGGGCCGGCGGCGCTGACGGACGGGGTGGATCAGCTGGCGCGCATCGTGGGGGCCATCGCGCGCGGGGAGAAGCTGCCCATGGCGCGGCCGGGAGACCTCCGCACCGCGCTGGAGTGA
- a CDS encoding POTRA domain-containing protein — translation MPLLLPVLVLTVLAATGGASASPTQPPEPPAVDATKNYEDALIVWGLEQRERQVEPAPEGKVLEEVVVAAEEVVAPMDPYPSLLNIFHVRTRDQVVRQEVLLTPGQPYSAALVAESVRNLRKLGLFSVVRAVPVKGSAPDKVALLLVTKDLWSLRLNNEFSAVGSLLLYLRLQGTEQNFLGRGKKVAVDFILRLDTFSLGQSYTDQRVLGSRWSLTESAAVLINRDTGRAEGSRGSLSVSRPLYSLSTPWSLSTSVAWNVETARQFRGADIWQLPFPDGDPVPYVYNTREVAVGSTYTRSYGQRYKWNVGLGAGAYHYAYAPPVASNLSDAQTDWFRRNYLPRQEDAGYANISLNAFEARYDVLRNVDSYTLSEDFQLGHSVVAKLRYAPPVFPSAAHFAEGGLSLRYRVHWGDALTTASAAASIRRQFSGQEDTVQEGWTNRRWAAELVQVSPRVLGGRFVARGLLDVNIDDLFERVSLLGGSNGLRGAAVDAYSGKRLLLVNLEYRTAPLVVRTVHLGGVFFLDSGSAFNRRPMMVTTVGVGLRILFPQFNVFPFRIDFGYVLNGDRPPVGSRLSLSSGQVTEYRPGFLDSP, via the coding sequence GTGCCGCTCTTGCTGCCCGTCCTGGTGTTGACCGTGCTCGCCGCGACGGGCGGAGCGTCCGCGTCGCCAACGCAGCCGCCCGAGCCTCCCGCGGTGGACGCGACCAAGAACTACGAGGACGCGCTCATCGTCTGGGGCCTGGAGCAGCGCGAGCGCCAGGTGGAGCCCGCCCCCGAGGGCAAGGTGCTGGAGGAGGTGGTCGTCGCCGCGGAGGAGGTCGTCGCGCCGATGGATCCGTACCCATCGCTGCTCAACATCTTCCACGTCCGCACCCGCGACCAGGTCGTCCGGCAGGAGGTGCTGCTGACGCCGGGGCAGCCGTACTCGGCGGCGCTCGTCGCGGAGTCGGTGCGCAACCTGCGCAAGCTGGGCCTCTTCTCCGTGGTGCGCGCGGTGCCGGTGAAGGGGAGCGCTCCGGACAAGGTCGCGCTGCTGCTCGTCACCAAGGACCTGTGGTCGCTGCGGCTCAACAACGAGTTCTCCGCCGTGGGCTCGCTGCTGCTCTACCTGCGCTTGCAGGGCACGGAGCAGAACTTCCTGGGGCGCGGCAAGAAGGTGGCGGTGGACTTCATCCTCCGCCTGGACACCTTCAGCCTGGGGCAGAGCTACACCGACCAGCGCGTGCTCGGCAGCCGCTGGTCGCTCACCGAGTCCGCCGCCGTGTTGATCAACCGCGACACGGGCCGCGCGGAGGGCTCGCGCGGAAGCCTCTCCGTCAGCCGTCCGCTGTATTCGCTTTCGACGCCGTGGAGCCTGAGCACGTCCGTGGCGTGGAACGTGGAGACCGCGCGCCAGTTCCGGGGCGCGGACATCTGGCAGTTGCCGTTCCCGGACGGCGACCCGGTGCCGTACGTCTACAACACGCGCGAGGTGGCCGTGGGCTCCACGTACACGCGCTCCTACGGCCAGCGCTACAAGTGGAACGTGGGCCTGGGCGCGGGCGCCTACCACTACGCCTACGCCCCGCCGGTGGCGTCCAACCTCAGCGACGCGCAGACGGACTGGTTCCGGCGCAACTACCTGCCGCGCCAGGAGGACGCGGGGTACGCGAACATCTCCCTCAATGCCTTCGAGGCCCGCTACGACGTGCTCCGCAACGTGGACTCGTACACGCTGTCGGAGGACTTCCAGCTGGGGCACTCGGTGGTGGCCAAGCTGCGCTATGCGCCGCCCGTGTTCCCGTCCGCCGCGCACTTCGCCGAAGGCGGCCTGTCCCTGCGCTACCGCGTGCACTGGGGGGACGCGCTCACCACGGCGTCCGCCGCCGCGTCCATCCGCCGCCAGTTCAGCGGCCAGGAGGACACCGTCCAGGAGGGGTGGACCAACCGGCGCTGGGCCGCGGAGCTGGTGCAGGTGTCGCCGCGCGTGCTGGGGGGACGCTTCGTGGCGCGCGGCCTGCTGGACGTGAACATCGATGATTTGTTTGAACGCGTGAGCCTGCTGGGCGGCAGCAACGGCCTGCGCGGCGCGGCGGTGGATGCGTACTCCGGCAAGCGGCTGCTGCTCGTGAACCTGGAGTACCGCACCGCGCCGCTCGTCGTGCGCACGGTGCACCTGGGCGGGGTGTTCTTCCTCGACTCCGGCAGCGCCTTCAACCGCCGGCCCATGATGGTGACCACCGTGGGCGTGGGCCTGCGCATCCTGTTCCCGCAGTTCAACGTGTTCCCGTTCCGCATCGACTTCGGCTACGTGCTCAACGGGGACCGTCCGCCCGTGGGCAGCCGCCTGTCGCTCAGCAGCGGACAGGTGACTGAGTACCGGCCTGGCTTCCTCGACTCGCCATGA